Within Piliocolobus tephrosceles isolate RC106 chromosome 7, ASM277652v3, whole genome shotgun sequence, the genomic segment TGTGTTTGCCAATCTTCTTCTGGGTATGACCCCCCATGCTGAACAGGCTTTACTAGTGGAGTAGGTAAAGGTTGGCTCTTTGAGTTTTTGGGGGGGCACACAATTCACAGGCCCAAGTCACTTGTTTTACTGTTCTAAGAAAGTcttttcggccaggcgcggtggctcactcctgtaatccccagcactttgggaggctgaggtggttggatcacaaggtcaggagttcaaggccagcctggccaacatggtgaaaccccgtctctactaaaaatacaaaaattagctgtgtgtggtggcagacgcctgtaatcccagctactcgggaggctgaggcagagaattgcttgaatccgtgaagcagaggttgcagtgagctgagatcgcaccactgcactccagcctgggtgacagagtgagactctgtctcaaaaaaaaaaaaaaagaaaaaaagaaagtctttttctATAAACAGATGAGCCATATTAATTGAAATGAGAAATCTCTTCCCAAATGAGTAGAGCCATTCCAATACTTAACTATTTTCCATTGATCAGTTCTTGGGATATATCATCTGTCATTTGCATCAGCCATCTGGAAGTGTTTGGAGTTAACCCATGGGTTTTAgcccatttttattcttttctagtaTTAACCATGTTCTAGCTTTATCATCACCAAGGCAGTGGGCACCAACGTGCCTACCAGATTAACTGGTTCCCTCAAATGCAGCTGCCTCAGCTGTAGcatctgcaaaataaaagaagaatgcccttttattattttagagttttcttttctttttttttcttttttgagatggagccttgctcaagttgcccaggctggagtgcaatagcactatctcaggctcattgcaacctccactgcccaggttcaagcaattctcctgccttagcctcccaggtagctgggattacaggaatgcaccaccacactggactaatttttgtagttttagtagagatggggtttcaccctgttggcaagcccggtctcaaactcctgacctcatgatccgcccgccttggccccccaaagtgctgggattacaggcgtgagccaccgcacgtggcCTGTTTTGGAGTTTTCCTTTTGATGTCCCCTGCAGTGAATCACAGCAACTTCCTTAGGCAGCGAGGAAGCATCTAGTAGATTTAAAATTCCCAAATAATGTTTTATAGGGAAGCCCTTAGCAGTTAAAGAGTCCCCATTATTTCCAAATAGCAGCATGAGCGTGAACACCAGGAAGCCATACTTGGAGTTTATGTACatagttaattctttttttaaattattattattttttgagacggagtctcactctgtctccaggctggagtgcagtggcacaatcttgactcactgcaacttctgcctcctgggttcaagtgattctcctccctcagcctcccgagtagttgggactacaagtgtacaccaccacgtccaggtaatttttatatttttagtagagatggggtttcaccatgttggccaggctgttctggaactcctgacctcaagtgatctgcctgcctcagcctcccaaagtgctgggattacaagtgtgagccactacaccggCCCCAGCGGCCCATCCTTTAAATCTGGCCAGCTGGAATAAATTTGTTCCATAGCTTGTGTACATGAATGATCTAGGGTGCCTGTGGATCCAAGTAGATAGGTAGCCAGGATTAAGATCTTCGGTTATACTTTAAGAGTTATATCAAGAGTATTTAGCAATAAAGCCTGATACTTTAATAACTACCCCCTACTCATCTATTGGTGCCGTTTATCTTCCAGGGCCTCTTGTTATTTGGTGTGGGGTCAAAACCTCCAGATGTTGTCCCAAAGTTAATTTATTGTCTTCATCTACGAGAAGAGCAGTTGTTGCAACTTCCCTGAAACATCTGAGTCATCCTGAAGCCACATGGCCAATTGGTTAGAAAAATATGCCATGGGTCAAGGGATGTATCCCTGTTTCTAGACAAGAACACTCAGGGCTGTTCCTTGTTTCTCAGCCAcataaaggaagaaagtaaaggCTGTCCCTAAACCCACGGGGAAGAATTGTCCAAGTTAACACAGAAACCAAATAAGACCACAATGGGgactcagaaaaagaaatgtttcactGGGGAAGGGAAATGACAAAGGTCTAGAAAGGAATGTCCAAGTTCAGGCCAGTAGTGGCAAGCAGGACAAGATTCACATGGCCTTGCCATTTGTAACCAAAAGTAAAAGTCATTCCATTAGCAAGGAGATGGAAAAGAACTGCCGAAAAGCAATCTCCGGTTTTCCATCCTGGAGCAGTTCACCTACAGGGGACGGGTATCATTACTGCCAGCCTTAATCTTTCACATTAGaccttttcatttaaaacttgTAAATGCGAAATTCCAGGTAATCTTTGCAAAAAAGGAGAGACAATAAACAATTCATTTAAGTTGTCTAGATCTAGGGAAAGTAAATATTGCAGAGTCATTTGTCCCCAATGTCTTCTAGCAACATGCCAGAACAGACAGGCAAATGGCCCATAACCAAAAGGCAAACAAGGAGAAGGAAAGTTAAAAACCTCAGGACCGGTTCAGTGAGACCTCTCTTATAAAGCAGCAGTAGAGCGTAGAAAGCAATCAGGAAACTGCCAAGTGGCAGCCTTTGGAAAGCTCTTACAGAGAGCACAAGGAGGACGGATCCACAGTGAATAATGGTTAACATCCCATTGTGCTAAAACCATTTTCAGCTGTGACAGGACTTTAACCCTCCTAAGTAGGCCTCAAAGCCAATCTTAGATAAGTCCTTGTCCTTCATTGGTATAAAAATGTATTCCCCTACTTACCCAAAGTCAGTCAGTTGGTCCTGCGCAGTCTGTTTCTTTAGGGTTGAAAGTCTCACCTCAATAAAGTCCTTGGAAGTTGCCACAGGAAATGTTACTTAAAAGGAATTttgggccgggcgccgtggctcaagcctgtaatcccagcactttgggaggccgagacgggcggatcacgaggtcaggagtttgagaccatcctggctaacacggtgaaacccccgtctctactgaaaaatacaaaaagctagctgggcgaggtggcgggcgcctgtagtcccagctactcgggaggctgaggcaggagaatggcgtaaacccgggaggcggagcttgcagtgagctgagatccggccactgcactccagcccgggcgacagagcaagactccgtctcaaaaaaaaaaaaaaggaattttgttCCAGACCCAAAAAGCAGGTTCTTGGATCTCAGGCAGGAAAGAATTTAGGGCCAATCACAGAGCACAGTGAAAGAAGCAAGTTTATTAAAGACTGCTCTATTACAGAGTAGGGTGTTCTCAGAAAGCAAGAGGAGGACCCCACACCAAAAATTATGTAGCTAGTTAAGAATAATGGTCTCATGTGCTTTAGTACAACAGCTTGTGAGCCGCTTGTGACAGAGTATTAGTAGTGTTATTCTCTGTGTAACTATTGATTTCAGCAAAAATTTATGAATACATTATTATCTTCGAAGAGAAACCTATTCTTAAACTAAGAATGCTTTCTGTTCTCAAGATATCAGGACATCAGGATATTTCCTTAAGTTCTGGGTCTTGTTTAGTGAGTAAGAATTATTAGCTTGTTCCCTCAACCAAAAGGTCTTGTTACTGGTAGAGGGTGTCCAGGTTCatggcatcttgaacaaagaattggacaaaatgtacaaaccaaggaaagaatgaagcaacgaAACCAGatttactgaaaatgaaagtacactccacaggaTGGGAGCAGTCCCTGTCTAGGCGCTCAATAGCCAGGTTACAGAATCTTCTGGGGTCCAAATACCCACTAGAAGTTTCCCATTGGTGACCTGGTGTTCACCCCATGCAAGTGAAGTAGTGGCCtgcaatcagaggctgaagtgaagttacagaGTTGTACGCCTATGCAAACGTCTAATCACAGGCCATTATGTCATTTGCATGGAGTGCACAccaagtggccaatgggaaacctctagtgGGTATTTGGATTGATTGGTggctttctgcaaccaatcagagaGGTACTTTCAATTTTCCATCTGCCCTGCAGAAAAGCAGGTTTGCAAAGGGAGTaacctctggtccttttgttagtAAGGCGTAGAAAGTtgaggttttccttttgatttagttctaggaagccAGTGTGAATCAGCCTTAGGTTTCCTGCCTCCagacactattctcctgcctcagtcttatGATGGAGAGTACTTAACTTTCTGGGAATGTAACCCAGCAGGTTTTgctttatttagattttattcaagatggagtcactctggtttggACTCCTCTGACAGTGGGAGTGAAGCAGAAGTGATAGGGTTTCTTTACAGCTCTTATATCCAACTATTTGATTTAGTCTATAGGGAATTCCCCTTTTCTTTAGGTATATCAAAGCATTTCAACAGGTATTTAGTACCTGTGAGCTAGCCAACTTGTTACTTTGTATCTTTTAAAGTATCTACTCTTCACTAGTTATTGTCTGAGACACTATAACATCTCTACTGACTATAGCAATCTTCTGAAGATTAGATTCTATTTTATAAGTGAAGAATACAATTTTGAGGGGTGATATGATTTATTGGAACTCACATCCTTCTGACTTTCAAATAGTTGCTTCTTGAACCAAAGGACAGTGAAATGGTGATGACTATGTCTGCATGAAAAGGGAACAAAGAAGCTGTCCGACTCTTCACTTTCAGCAAATAAGGTGGCTGCTGATGCTAACCTGAGTGCAGCATTAGGCTATGGGAACGCTTTCTCCAAATTCAAATAATCattttgttacaggaaaggggtcccaatccactACAACAGGGGGTCcctggatctcatgcaagaaagaattcaggacaaGTCTGccgtgcaaagtgaaagcaagtttattaagaaagtgaaggaataaaagaatggctactctataGACAGAGCAGCCATGAGGGCTGtttgttgcccatttttatggttatttctagATGATATGCTAAACGAGGGGTGCATTATTCATGCCTCCcgtttttagaccatatagggtaacttcctgacgtttccatggcatttgtaaactgccatggcgctggtgggagtgcagCAGTGAGCACGACCAGAGGTCGCGCTCCTGGcagttttggttttggtgggttttggctgctccttcactgcaacctgttttatcagcaaggtctttatgacctgtattttgtgctgacctcctatctcatccggtgacttagaatgccttaaccatctgggaatgccgcccagtaggtttcagcctcattttacccagctgctatttaagatggagttgctctggttcacgcGCCTCTGACAATttcatgttcatttttctctttgaattcaTGAGCAGCACTGAAGAGAGTGCATGAGGTTTCTGGAAAATACCAATTTGAAGTCTTTTAGTCCATAAGATTCCCTGTTATAAATTTCCTCCCAGGCTGGAAAAAAGTAATGGTTGCCCATAAAAAAGATGGCGGCCGCAGCTTCTCCCCCGCAACGCGACGCCATTCTCCAGCAATCGCATCAATACATTTAGTGCTTGCCTGCTTGCACGTCATTTCCGGCACCGGCATGGCGGGGTGAGCTGCCGGCTCCCTTATTAAGACTCCGAATTTAATCAGCCTGGTGAGCCCACTCTGAGGAGATGGAGTATCGCTGAGGTGATGGGAGAGAATGTGGTCGTTAACAACatggagagagaaagtgggaagCCCGTGGCTGTTGTCGCAGTTGTGACTGAGCCTCGGTTTACCCAGCGATACAGAGAATATCTCGAGAGGCAGAAACTCTTTGATACACAGCACCGTGTGGAAAAGATGCCGGATGGCTGGGTGGCGCTACCAGTGCTGGGAGAGACGCTTCCAGAGCAGCACCTGCAGGAGCTGAGAAATCGTGTTGCCCCAGGCAGTGCCTGTATGCTGACGCAGCTCCCGGATCCTGTTCCTTCAAAGAGGGCCCAGGGTTGTTCACCTGCCCAAAAATTGTGTCTTGAGGTGAGTCGCTGGGTGGAGGGCCGGGGAGTCAAGTGGTCAGCCGAGTTGGAGGCTGATTTGCCCCGATCATGGCAACGGCATGGTAATCTCTTGTTGCTGAGTGAAGACTGTTTCCAAGCCAGTCAGTGGAAAAATCTGGGACCAGAACTCTGGGAGACCGTTGCCTCCGCACTTGGCGTCCGGCGTTTGGCAAAACGCGGGCGGATATCACCGGATGGCACTCGAACTCCTGCAGTGACACTGCTGCTGGGTGACCATGGCTGGGTAGAGCATGTGGATAATGGTATCCTTTATAAGTTTGATGTGACCCAGTGTATGTTCTCCTTCGGAAACATCACTGAGAAGCTTCGAGTGGCATCGTTGTCCTGTGCTGGAGAAGTGCTGGTGGATCTCTATGCAGGGATTGGTTATTTTACGTTGCCTTTCCTAGTTCATGCTGGTGCTGCCTTCGTCCATGCTTGTGAGTGGAATCCCCATGCTGTAGTTGCTCTAAGAAATAACCTTGAGATCAATGGAGTAGCAGATCGGTGCCAAATACACTTTGGAGATAACAGAAAACTGAAGCTCTCAAATATTGCAGATAGGGTGATCCTGGGGCTGATTCCCAGCTCTGAAGAAGGCTGGCCCATTGCCTGCCAACTGTTACGGCAAGATGCTGGAGGCATTTTGCATATCCACCAAAATGTGGAATCTTTCCCAGGGAAGAATCTTCAGCCTCTTGAAGTCAGCAAAATAGAGAAAGAACATTGGCTGTATCCTCAGCAAATTACCACCAACCAATGGAAAAATGGAGCTACCAGGAATACTAGGGGGAAAATGTTGTCACCAGCCACCAAGCCAGAGTGGCAAAGGTGGGCAGAATCTGCAGAGACTCGAATCGCCACTCTTCTTCAGCAGGTGCATGGGAAACCATGGAAGACACAAATTCTGCACATCCAACCAGTGAAATCCTATGCTCCCCATGTGGATCACATAGTCCTGGATCTGGAATGCTGCCCCTGTCCTTCAGTTGGCTAGAGGAGGTGGACCCTGGGACACGTGGGATCCATGTGCGAGTGGTCCTTACTGTATCAGTTCAGTCGAGGTTGTCATCCCTTTTATCCCCTGGTGATcagtttttttcatattttgtagcTCTGAAAGCAGGCTCTAGATcaattcaaattatttcatttgtcttCCATTGAtaacatagaaaatgaaatacctattTGGGAGAAGCAGCATGGCCCATTGAAATGAGGCTCAGTTGTGCAATTATGAATTCCAAATTCTGACCTCAGTTCTGGATTTGAAGTTTCAGTATGTTTTGGCCTCGGGTTTTGTTATTTGCAAAAGGAGAGTTTCTTTGAATTGTCTCACATGGCTATTTATTAAGCAGCTATACACAGGACATTGATTATTTTAGAGTGAAAGACACAGTACTTTTTCCAAATTGCTCTGGCTACCATATAGAAAATTGACTGGAGGAGGGCCAAGATGGAAACACGGAGACCAATGAGGAGGCTTCTGTGGTTGTCTAGGTCTGAGGTGATGGTAACTGGGACTAGGGTGGTGGTAATGGGACGTAGATGGATATGATAAGTAAAATTGACAGACCAAGCAATGGAATCAGAATTAAGTCCTTAACATGATGCTGCTTTGTTATTATGACTAAGTTAGAGAAgggaacaaaaaatattttagtgtatttaCATTCCCTTACTGTGGCATTCCTAAATGATTGTGGGGGGATGTCTTATAAATTTGATTTGTTGTGGTAGAAATATGGTTAAGAATCACCagtctatgtttcttttttttaaaagctcatctGCTGAGGACGAATCACTGTTCTAAATCATAGGGAATCTAGATTTCTAGCCTCAAGCTTGTACAATAGCTGCCAATTAATAGCAATTAAAGTTCCTATTAAAATCTTAGATTTGTAGAGGCCTCATACTCCCTCTTCATCTTCCTACCGTGGCTGAGAACACGAGGGACAACCTAAGAAGCTATAGGGAATGTGAGATATTCTGCAGAGCATTTCCGGCCTCACCTTATTTTATGGCTGTCTGCCATAAAAGATGGTTTGCCATTGGAGTGACTaattgttggtttttgtttgtttgcttttttgtttttttgagacagagtcttgctctgtcacccaggctggagtgcagtggcactatctcagctcactgcaacctctgcctcccaggctcaagcgattctcaagcctcagcctcccaagtagctgggattacaggtgtgcaccaccatgcccaggtcatttttgtatttttagtagagat encodes:
- the TRMT12 gene encoding tRNA wybutosine-synthesizing protein 2 homolog, with the translated sequence MGENVVVNNMERESGKPVAVVAVVTEPRFTQRYREYLERQKLFDTQHRVEKMPDGWVALPVLGETLPEQHLQELRNRVAPGSACMLTQLPDPVPSKRAQGCSPAQKLCLEVSRWVEGRGVKWSAELEADLPRSWQRHGNLLLLSEDCFQASQWKNLGPELWETVASALGVRRLAKRGRISPDGTRTPAVTLLLGDHGWVEHVDNGILYKFDVTQCMFSFGNITEKLRVASLSCAGEVLVDLYAGIGYFTLPFLVHAGAAFVHACEWNPHAVVALRNNLEINGVADRCQIHFGDNRKLKLSNIADRVILGLIPSSEEGWPIACQLLRQDAGGILHIHQNVESFPGKNLQPLEVSKIEKEHWLYPQQITTNQWKNGATRNTRGKMLSPATKPEWQRWAESAETRIATLLQQVHGKPWKTQILHIQPVKSYAPHVDHIVLDLECCPCPSVG